Below is a window of Oscillatoria salina IIICB1 DNA.
TATTGGGGAACATCTTCTGGATGGTTACAAAGTAATTGTCAATAAGTCTACTGTACCGATTGGTTCGGGAGACTGGGTACGGATGATTGTCCTGGATGGTGTGGCTCAACGTCAAGAGTCTCTAGTGACAGCCGGAGGTGGTTCTAAAGAAGATGTTCTCAAGGAAGTGACGGCTGAGTTTGATGTGGTAAGTAATCCTGAGTTTCTCCGTGAAGGTAGTGCTGTTTATGATACTTTTAACCCAGATCGGATTGTTTTAGGTAGCAACAGCAAGAAAGCTCTGGAAATGATGCAGGAACTTTACCAACCTTTGGTTACTCGCGAGTTTGGTGAAGATAGTTCTCTTCCTCCGGTTCCAGTGGTGATGACTGACCTCAATTCGGCGGAAATGATTAAGTATGCAGCTAATTCTTTCTTAGCGACGAAGATTAGCTTTATTAATGAGGTAGCAAATATTTGCGATCGCGTTGGTGCAGATGTGACTCAAGTCGCGAAGGGTATCGGTTTAGATTCTCGCATTGGCAATAAGTTTTTGCAAGCGGGGATCGGTTGGGGAGGTTCTTGTTTCCCGAAGGATGTTTCGGCTTTAATTCACACTGCTGATGACTATGGTTATGATGCACAGTTGTTGAAATCGGCTGTGAGTGTTAACCAACGTCAGCGTTTGATTGCGTTGGAAAAACTTCAGCATGAATTGAAAATCCTTAAGGGGAAAACTGTTGGTTTACTCGGTTTGACTTTTAAACCGAATACTGATGACTTACGCGATGCACCTTCTTTGATTTTGATCGAGCAACTTAACCGTCTTGGTGCTAAAGTTAAAGGCTATGACCCGATTATTTCGCAAACGGGAATGCGTCATGGCTTAACGGGTGCGATCGTTGAAACTGACCCGGAACGTTTGGCTGATGGCTGTGATGCTTTGGTTTTAGTTACTGACTGGGAACAGTTCCAGAATCTTGATTACAAGAAAATGGCGAAGTTGATGAATAATCCTGTAGTTATTGATGGTCGCAATTTCCTTGATAAAGATGCGCTTGAAGCTGCTGGTTTCCGTTACGTGGGTATTGGTCGCTAATTTGATTTATCCTACACTGATGTTTGGGAAATGTGTGGGATGAATAACGAGTTAAGTTAAATAGTAATTGGTAGGGTGTGTGAATGAACGCACCCTACTAATCTTTAGAGAGAAGAAATTTCACAATCTTTTTGCTATAAAAAATCCAGGATGTGACTTAAAATAATTTTTATGCAGCAACCGAGACCAGAGATAGAATCAGTTGTAGTTTCCGCCGCGCAAATGCAGGAAATTGAAGGGCGAATTTTTGCGGCAGGAATGCCTGTTGCTGCTTTAATGGAAAAAGTGGCAGTGGATCTCGCGCAACGAATTATTTCTCTGTTCCCTGATGACCAAATTTCGCGAGTTGGGATTCTTGTCGGTCCGGGTCATAATGGTGGTGATGCTTTGGTTGTGGCTAGGGAGTTACATTTAGCGGGTTATCAAGTTGTTCTCTGTCGTCCAATTCCCAAAGCGAAGGAACTTACTCAACAACACGCTAATTATGCAGCTAATTTGGGTATTCCCTGTTACGAAGATGTCGCAGCGTTACACAATTGCAATTTAATTATTGATGGTTTGTTTGGTTTTGGGCAAACTAGAGATATTGCAGGAAATCTCGCGGAAGTTATTCAACAAGTTAACAAATGGCGGAAATTAGTTGTTAGTATCGATCTACCTTCGGGTATTCATACTGATACAGGATCTATTTTAGGAATTGCGATTGATGCGACATACACTTTCTGTATTGGTTTATGGAAACGAGCATTTTTCCAAGATCGAGCTTTACAATATATCGGTCAAGCAGAATTAATTGATATTGGCATTCCGACTGCTGATATTTGGACAATTTTATCAGATCCGCCGCAAATACAATGTTTAACTTTTGCCAAGGCTAAAGAATATTTACCTTTACCTCGTCCCGCAGTCACCCACAAATATAAACAAGGTCATTTATTATTAATTTGCGGTTCAGAACGTTATGCGGGTGGTGCTATTTTAACAGCTTTGGGTGCAAGAGCGTCAGGAGTGGGAATGCTCTCGATCGCTGTTCCGGAAACTTTGAAACCATTGCTAGTCAGTCACTTACCAGAAGCTTTAGTAATTGCTTGTCCGGAAACAGAATCTGGAGCTATAGCCAATCTACCACCGATCGCTGCCGAATTTGATAGTTATCACGCGATCGCCTGCGGTCCCGGTTTGACTCTCGCGGCTAAACCCATTTTCCAACAAGTTCTCCAAGCTGACAACCCCCTGATTTTAGACGCAGACGGTTTAAATATTCTCGCCGAATTAGACACAATACCAACCTTAGCCCAAAGATCGAAGCAAACCATCCTTACGCCCCATCCAGGCGAATTTAAACGGCTTTTTCCGCAAATTTCTCATCCCAACAGCGATCGCCTCAGCGCCGCCCAACAAGCCGCGCAAGAAAGTAATTCAATTATTTTACTCAAAGGATCGAGAACCGCGATCGCTTCACCACAAGGCGCTGTCTGGGTAATTCCTGACAGTACACCAGCCTTAGCCCGTGGCGGTAGTGGGGATGTCCTCACAGGTTTAATTGGCGGCTTAGTCGCGCAAACAACAGCCACAGAGAAGCCATTAGCAGCGATGGCTACGCCGACCTTACGGTACGTTGCTACTGCCGCTTGGTGGCACGCCCAAGCAGGTATTTTAGCAGCCGAAGAACGTACCGAATTAGGCGTAGATGCTTTTACCTTATCACAATATTTGATTCCTTATTTGAGTAAAAAATTAACTAAATAATCGCTAATCACGAGCAAAATTTTCTTGTGCAAAAGCGATTTTTTCTTCAATATCCGA
It encodes the following:
- a CDS encoding UDP-glucose dehydrogenase family protein; this encodes MRVCVIGTGYVGLVTGVCLSHIGHDVICVDNNEEKVKLLKSGQSPIYEPGLTELMKSCTEAGRLHFTSDLAAGVDHGEILFIAVGTPALATGESDTRYVEAVARGIGEHLLDGYKVIVNKSTVPIGSGDWVRMIVLDGVAQRQESLVTAGGGSKEDVLKEVTAEFDVVSNPEFLREGSAVYDTFNPDRIVLGSNSKKALEMMQELYQPLVTREFGEDSSLPPVPVVMTDLNSAEMIKYAANSFLATKISFINEVANICDRVGADVTQVAKGIGLDSRIGNKFLQAGIGWGGSCFPKDVSALIHTADDYGYDAQLLKSAVSVNQRQRLIALEKLQHELKILKGKTVGLLGLTFKPNTDDLRDAPSLILIEQLNRLGAKVKGYDPIISQTGMRHGLTGAIVETDPERLADGCDALVLVTDWEQFQNLDYKKMAKLMNNPVVIDGRNFLDKDALEAAGFRYVGIGR
- a CDS encoding NAD(P)H-hydrate dehydratase, translated to MQQPRPEIESVVVSAAQMQEIEGRIFAAGMPVAALMEKVAVDLAQRIISLFPDDQISRVGILVGPGHNGGDALVVARELHLAGYQVVLCRPIPKAKELTQQHANYAANLGIPCYEDVAALHNCNLIIDGLFGFGQTRDIAGNLAEVIQQVNKWRKLVVSIDLPSGIHTDTGSILGIAIDATYTFCIGLWKRAFFQDRALQYIGQAELIDIGIPTADIWTILSDPPQIQCLTFAKAKEYLPLPRPAVTHKYKQGHLLLICGSERYAGGAILTALGARASGVGMLSIAVPETLKPLLVSHLPEALVIACPETESGAIANLPPIAAEFDSYHAIACGPGLTLAAKPIFQQVLQADNPLILDADGLNILAELDTIPTLAQRSKQTILTPHPGEFKRLFPQISHPNSDRLSAAQQAAQESNSIILLKGSRTAIASPQGAVWVIPDSTPALARGGSGDVLTGLIGGLVAQTTATEKPLAAMATPTLRYVATAAWWHAQAGILAAEERTELGVDAFTLSQYLIPYLSKKLTK